Proteins found in one Geomonas subterranea genomic segment:
- the dsbI gene encoding protein-disulfide oxidoreductase DsbI — translation MIGNLRSDPVRTISQWQDKRFLWVFMAVLSLFMVILAHSVFQIWLYMRPCEQCVYIRLAFFAMAFGGIVAAINPSNPGLKIVGYLCAIWGSFKGVLYSIKLNKIHHAAHSDDLFGVQGCSPEPTFPFHLPLDKWSPEWFKPTGDCGYDNPIIPDGVQLSSMQKAITDFYADGWYLWPPAHFGNMAQCTVITFGVILLFLVVAAACWVVTLVCKRQAATQDASSTCPGRLA, via the coding sequence ATGATAGGCAACTTGAGGTCGGACCCGGTACGAACCATCAGCCAGTGGCAGGACAAACGGTTTCTCTGGGTGTTCATGGCGGTGCTCAGCCTGTTCATGGTCATCCTTGCCCACTCCGTGTTCCAGATCTGGCTCTACATGAGACCCTGCGAACAGTGCGTCTACATAAGGCTCGCCTTCTTCGCCATGGCCTTCGGCGGCATCGTTGCCGCCATCAACCCCTCGAACCCGGGCTTGAAGATCGTCGGCTACCTGTGCGCCATCTGGGGAAGCTTCAAAGGGGTCCTCTACAGCATAAAGCTCAACAAGATCCACCACGCCGCCCACAGCGACGACCTCTTCGGCGTGCAGGGGTGCTCCCCGGAGCCGACCTTCCCGTTCCACCTGCCGCTGGACAAGTGGTCTCCGGAATGGTTCAAGCCGACGGGCGACTGCGGTTACGACAATCCCATCATTCCCGACGGAGTCCAACTGAGCTCCATGCAGAAGGCGATCACCGACTTCTATGCCGACGGGTGGTACCTCTGGCCCCCCGCCCACTTCGGGAACATGGCGCAGTGCACGGTCATCACCTTCGGCGTCATCCTCCTCTTCCTGGTGGTGGCGGCGGCCTGCTGGGTCGTGACACTGGTGTGCAAGCGCCAGGCTGCAACGCAGGATGCAAGCTCCACATGCCCCGGCAGATTGGCATAA
- a CDS encoding thiol:disulfide interchange protein DsbA/DsbL, with amino-acid sequence MFRFVKIIVKSFALVALLAGTSFAFTEGTDYVKLAKPIPNAQGTLIKVFSYDCPFCYKYDKKITPNLVPKLPGDLKFRPFHLKTKGKYGVQGSELFAVLLLKDQKAGLSDRDLYTEKSLLKKAKMAYYTAYHDKKERWDAGPDAYLKTGLDAVGMTKAEFDKAKNDPQVKALLKEWDASYDVAKVQGVPGFVVNGKYLIMTKSITSIDGMVKLINELKTK; translated from the coding sequence ATGTTCAGATTCGTCAAAATTATCGTCAAGAGTTTCGCACTGGTAGCCCTTCTCGCCGGCACCAGCTTCGCCTTCACCGAGGGGACCGACTACGTCAAGCTGGCCAAGCCGATCCCGAACGCCCAGGGGACGTTGATCAAGGTGTTCAGCTACGACTGCCCCTTCTGCTACAAGTACGACAAGAAGATCACTCCGAACCTTGTACCGAAGCTGCCGGGCGACCTGAAGTTCCGCCCCTTCCATCTGAAGACCAAGGGCAAGTACGGCGTCCAGGGAAGCGAACTCTTTGCCGTGCTGCTGCTCAAAGACCAGAAGGCCGGCCTCTCCGACCGCGATCTCTACACCGAAAAGTCCCTGCTAAAAAAGGCCAAGATGGCCTACTACACCGCCTACCACGACAAGAAAGAGCGTTGGGATGCGGGCCCCGATGCCTACCTTAAGACCGGTCTCGACGCAGTCGGCATGACGAAGGCCGAGTTCGACAAGGCGAAGAACGACCCCCAGGTAAAGGCGCTGCTCAAAGAGTGGGATGCATCCTATGACGTCGCCAAGGTCCAGGGCGTACCGGGCTTCGTCGTCAACGGAAAGTACCTCATCATGACCAAGAGCATCACCTCGATAGACGGCATGGTTAAGCTCATCAACGAGTTGAAGACCAAATAA
- a CDS encoding sensor histidine kinase: MKRFLEASKKRIVIVTYVLLFCMFCFFSLMDLQKRTSDYAYFANKINSFIKNAHDSESEYLCSRLVNYVTAIAKEKQFAELLKAGDAESLQKVAEPVFQDFGKRYVPVISVLIYDGSGNLKFHMTPPSIAHDPSTFRPSVSKEVFATRKYTYGYETNIVPLYFCTVLPVRDALANVVGTIEIGVDVSFFHYNLKWFFSDVRTAIFSKGRLIDSNSGYKTDSAEFVYDYYRKLKANDAVFFSQFKDRIDFRRTRNDIQMGDRYYLVSTSQVLRDNGGREVGKYLVAYDMTELRRRHWGYFYVWLLFFAITASVMLCINLVGFRKYERIITEQGNMLAQRSKQCALGEMLGHIGHQWRQPLYNLSLIVQNIGLQNQFGKLDDALLNNQITQANQNIQYMSNIIDDWRSLLMSGSSRTVIELQASVERAIAMVAPVMEQSRVTIENRITSPVHTMGFVNDLVQLTINVLLNARDQLTLVPGDRLIVLSCREEAGDLVTVTFQDNGGGIPDHLLKRIFEPYVTTKDKADGTGLGLYLCQQIVGNLDQGKVWAENRSFELRGETRYGACICLQFARTNEGGK, from the coding sequence GTGAAAAGGTTCCTGGAAGCCAGCAAGAAGCGCATCGTCATAGTCACCTACGTCCTGCTCTTCTGCATGTTCTGCTTCTTCTCACTGATGGATCTGCAAAAGAGGACCTCCGATTACGCCTACTTCGCCAACAAGATCAACAGTTTCATCAAGAATGCGCACGACAGCGAGTCCGAGTACCTCTGCTCGCGGCTGGTCAACTACGTAACCGCGATCGCAAAGGAGAAGCAGTTCGCCGAGTTGCTGAAAGCAGGCGATGCGGAGTCGCTCCAGAAGGTCGCCGAGCCGGTATTCCAGGATTTCGGGAAACGGTACGTTCCGGTCATTTCGGTGCTGATCTATGACGGTAGCGGAAACCTTAAGTTTCACATGACCCCGCCGTCCATCGCACATGACCCTTCCACGTTCAGGCCGAGCGTCAGCAAAGAGGTCTTTGCCACCAGGAAATACACCTACGGCTATGAGACCAATATCGTCCCCCTCTACTTCTGCACGGTTCTTCCGGTGCGGGACGCTCTTGCCAATGTGGTCGGCACCATCGAGATAGGGGTAGACGTCTCCTTTTTCCACTACAACCTCAAATGGTTTTTCAGCGACGTCAGGACGGCCATCTTCTCGAAGGGAAGGCTGATCGACTCCAACAGCGGATACAAAACTGATTCCGCCGAGTTCGTGTATGACTACTACCGGAAGCTGAAAGCCAACGACGCCGTATTCTTCAGCCAGTTCAAAGACAGAATCGATTTCAGGCGGACCAGAAACGACATTCAAATGGGAGACAGGTATTACCTGGTCAGCACCTCACAGGTACTGCGCGACAACGGGGGGCGCGAGGTCGGAAAGTACCTGGTTGCCTACGACATGACCGAACTGCGGCGCCGTCACTGGGGCTATTTCTACGTCTGGCTGCTCTTCTTCGCCATTACCGCGTCCGTCATGCTGTGCATCAACCTGGTCGGGTTCAGAAAGTACGAGCGCATCATCACCGAACAGGGAAACATGCTGGCCCAGCGCTCCAAACAGTGCGCCCTGGGGGAAATGCTGGGGCATATCGGGCATCAATGGCGGCAGCCGCTCTACAACCTGTCGCTGATCGTTCAGAATATCGGGCTGCAGAACCAGTTCGGCAAACTGGACGACGCCCTGCTCAACAACCAGATCACGCAGGCGAACCAGAACATTCAATACATGTCGAACATCATAGATGACTGGCGCTCGCTGCTGATGTCGGGGAGCAGCCGGACCGTGATCGAACTTCAAGCATCCGTCGAGCGGGCCATCGCGATGGTGGCGCCGGTCATGGAGCAGAGCCGGGTCACCATTGAGAACCGGATCACTTCGCCGGTGCACACCATGGGCTTTGTGAACGACCTGGTGCAACTGACCATCAACGTGCTGTTGAATGCCCGCGATCAGCTGACCCTGGTGCCGGGTGACCGCCTCATCGTGCTTTCCTGCCGGGAGGAGGCGGGGGACCTGGTGACAGTCACCTTCCAGGACAACGGCGGCGGGATTCCGGATCATCTGCTCAAACGCATTTTCGAGCCCTATGTCACCACCAAGGACAAGGCGGACGGCACGGGACTGGGACTGTATCTGTGCCAACAGATCGTGGGGAATCTCGACCAGGGGAAGGTCTGGGCGGAGAACAGGTCCTTTGAACTACGGGGAGAAACGCGGTATGGCGCCTGCATCTGCCTGCAGTTCGCCAGAACAAACGAAGGAGGTAAATGA
- a CDS encoding aryl-sulfate sulfotransferase — translation MNCRKAAAVKTGRMARLVLCSAMLGAAIPTMAFAIGGASGAKVDYQVQGKLGEVVMNPYDLAPLTAVIKNGGYVIKDVTVRIVPKKDGQEIKYQVANKHLLTHGGIPVFGLYADYVNTVEIEYSKLFNGKWEQAKESYTLYAPPVYSEPNATKTLKAALFSGAEVKKVDKKFSDRLYFVNNFLHKAGKGTRAVWNNPTGGALEWNYYPQNFIVDTKGEVRWYMKADTIYDLKSIYNAGVMMGFKQNNDGAMSWGFGQRYVKYDIMGKEVFNRELPAGYNDFSHSMDNSPNGNYFLRVASSNLKRADGRNVRTVRDVIIEVEPATGLVKDEWRLFDILDPYRDVNMKVLDQGAVCLNIDASKAGHTMTAEELAKQDASDKFGDIVGVGPGRNWAHVNSVDHDAEDDSIIISSRHQSAVVKIGRDKQVKWILGSPEGWKKEYQGKFLTPVDSKGNKIVCEAGGSKCPGYENDEGGFDWTWTQHTAFKIDSKSKGDILYLSVFDNGDSRGMEQPALPSMKYSRAVIYKIDQKKMTIEQVWEFGKERGNGWYSPVTSLTEYQTDKDSVFVYSATAGADFDITTGAFKSDPNPYIMEFNYGSKEPAVEIQLKDTTGYQAMPFSVDKAFTK, via the coding sequence ATGAACTGTCGAAAAGCAGCAGCAGTGAAAACCGGAAGAATGGCGCGACTCGTTTTGTGCTCTGCGATGCTCGGAGCTGCAATCCCGACCATGGCTTTCGCAATCGGTGGGGCGAGCGGCGCGAAAGTCGACTACCAGGTACAGGGGAAACTGGGCGAGGTGGTCATGAACCCCTATGACCTCGCCCCGTTGACCGCGGTCATCAAAAATGGCGGCTACGTCATCAAGGATGTCACGGTCCGCATCGTCCCGAAAAAAGACGGGCAGGAAATCAAGTACCAGGTCGCCAACAAGCACCTGCTGACCCACGGCGGTATCCCGGTATTTGGCCTCTACGCCGACTATGTCAACACGGTGGAGATCGAATATTCCAAGCTGTTCAACGGGAAATGGGAGCAGGCCAAGGAAAGCTACACCCTCTACGCCCCTCCCGTGTACTCGGAGCCGAACGCGACCAAGACGCTGAAGGCGGCCCTCTTCTCCGGGGCCGAGGTCAAGAAGGTCGACAAGAAGTTCAGCGACCGGCTCTATTTCGTGAACAACTTCCTGCACAAGGCGGGCAAAGGAACCAGGGCGGTCTGGAACAACCCCACCGGCGGCGCCCTGGAGTGGAACTACTATCCGCAGAACTTCATCGTCGACACCAAGGGTGAAGTCCGCTGGTACATGAAGGCCGATACCATCTATGACCTGAAATCGATCTACAACGCCGGCGTCATGATGGGCTTCAAGCAGAACAACGACGGCGCCATGAGCTGGGGCTTCGGCCAGCGCTACGTGAAGTACGACATCATGGGCAAGGAAGTCTTCAACCGCGAGCTGCCCGCCGGTTACAACGACTTCTCCCACTCCATGGACAACTCCCCCAACGGCAACTACTTCCTCCGCGTGGCGAGCTCCAACCTGAAGCGGGCCGACGGCAGGAACGTCCGCACCGTGCGCGACGTTATCATCGAGGTGGAACCGGCAACAGGCCTGGTCAAGGACGAGTGGCGCCTCTTCGACATCCTCGACCCATATCGCGACGTCAACATGAAGGTTCTCGACCAGGGGGCTGTGTGCCTCAACATCGACGCCAGCAAGGCAGGCCACACCATGACCGCCGAGGAACTCGCCAAGCAGGACGCAAGCGACAAGTTCGGCGACATCGTCGGCGTCGGACCGGGCAGGAACTGGGCGCACGTGAACAGCGTCGACCATGACGCCGAGGACGACTCCATCATCATCAGCTCCCGCCACCAGTCGGCGGTCGTGAAGATCGGCCGCGACAAGCAGGTGAAGTGGATTCTCGGCAGCCCCGAGGGGTGGAAGAAGGAATACCAGGGCAAGTTCCTGACCCCGGTTGACTCCAAGGGGAACAAGATCGTATGCGAGGCCGGCGGCTCCAAGTGCCCCGGTTACGAGAACGACGAGGGTGGTTTCGACTGGACCTGGACGCAGCACACCGCGTTCAAGATCGACAGCAAGTCCAAGGGCGACATCCTCTACCTGAGCGTCTTCGACAACGGCGACAGCCGCGGCATGGAGCAGCCGGCCCTGCCGAGCATGAAGTACTCGCGCGCCGTCATCTACAAGATCGACCAGAAGAAGATGACCATCGAGCAGGTCTGGGAGTTCGGCAAAGAGCGCGGCAACGGCTGGTACAGCCCGGTGACCTCACTCACCGAATACCAGACCGACAAGGACTCCGTGTTCGTCTACTCGGCAACAGCCGGCGCCGATTTCGACATCACCACCGGTGCGTTCAAGAGCGACCCGAACCCCTACATCATGGAGTTCAACTACGGCTCCAAAGAGCCTGCCGTTGAGATCCAGCTGAAGGACACCACCGGCTACCAGGCCATGCCGTTCAGCGTGGACAAGGCCTTCACCAAGTAA
- a CDS encoding response regulator: MNVTALQQMTVLFVDDEETAREQMKMVLSSFCKNTICVGSADQALQALEEHPPDIVLTDIRMPGLSGLELLSAIKQKDPAVAVVMVSAHSESEYLLDAFRYKADGYLLKPFNFHDLLELLSDLATRKVTAGKESNNGPEKKDFVLKILNTLGGRRAEIMEYVLNHLDADNMFHGTYDEVAEALSASKPTVVATFQIMLEKNVLTRIKYGTYRMNMDVSL, translated from the coding sequence ATGAACGTCACCGCCTTGCAACAGATGACGGTGCTCTTTGTGGACGACGAGGAGACTGCGCGGGAGCAGATGAAAATGGTCCTGAGCAGTTTCTGCAAAAACACGATCTGCGTGGGTAGCGCCGACCAGGCCCTGCAGGCGCTGGAAGAGCATCCTCCCGACATCGTCCTTACCGACATCCGCATGCCGGGGCTCTCCGGCCTTGAACTGCTGAGTGCCATAAAGCAGAAAGATCCGGCAGTTGCGGTAGTCATGGTTTCGGCCCATTCAGAGTCGGAGTACCTGCTCGATGCCTTTCGCTACAAGGCTGACGGCTACCTTTTGAAGCCGTTCAACTTCCACGACCTGCTGGAGCTCCTCTCCGATTTAGCTACCAGGAAGGTAACCGCCGGGAAAGAGTCGAACAACGGGCCGGAGAAGAAGGACTTCGTACTTAAGATACTCAACACCCTCGGCGGGAGACGGGCCGAGATCATGGAGTACGTCCTTAACCACCTTGACGCCGACAACATGTTCCATGGCACCTATGACGAGGTCGCCGAGGCGCTCAGCGCCAGCAAGCCGACCGTCGTCGCGACCTTCCAGATCATGCTGGAAAAGAACGTGCTGACCCGGATCAAGTACGGTACGTACCGGATGAACATGGATGTTTCGCTGTAA